Genomic window (Streptococcus porcinus):
ATCATGTCCAACTAAAGCACTTACAATAGAGTAAGTGTCTTTTTTTCATTTTTATAGTATTCAAAATAATCCAAATTAATCAAATTATCAACAAGGACAACTTCTCCCTTAAAATATGGATTAATAACTAAAGCATCAAGAAAATATTTCTTAGGCCATTTACGCATATAAAAGAGATAGTTTTTATCACTTGTACAAATAGTCACAGTTGATTTAGTGACTTCAACTTTAGTAATATCAGCAATAGCTAATTTCTGTGGCCCTAAAAACCTTAACGAAACAATTTTTAAAATTCCACCCTCTTCAATTAAGAAATAACGATGCAATCCAATTCCCACTAAGACGATAAATATGAAAAATAAGACAAAGACACGTCTAGGAATATTAGTGTTCTCATAAAGAAGTGACAATCCAATAAAAATGGGAGAAATCGCAATAGACCAATAAATAATAGACCAGGATAATTCTGGTTGCCAGTGGTATCGGATTTTACCAAAAATTTTAATCATTTGATTTAGTCCCCTTAAACTTCTAGATAGCTATGGTTTTTGCACAATACCAACAATAACTTGAACAGCTTTTTCCATAGTTTCAAGACTGACAAATTCGAAACGACCATGCATATTTTCTCCGCCAGCAAAAATATTTGGTGTAGGGATGCCCATGAAAGAAATCTTTGACCCATCTGTGCCACCACGTATTGGCTCAATGATTGGTTTTATAGATAAGTCCTCCATCACTTCTTTAGCTAACTCAACAGGTGTCATATCTTTTTCAATAACTTTACGCATGTTGTAATATTGATCATAAAGAGTAAGGATAACCCGTTCTGCACCAAGTTCGGCATTCATCTTGTCTGCAATAACTTGAACTGTTGCTTTTCTCTCTTGAAAGGAAGCTTCATCGAAATCACGAATAATATATGAGCTATGCGCCTCTTCAACACTACCTGACATCTCAGTCAACATATAGAAACCATCATATCCATCTGTCAATTCTGGGCGGTCACTTGTTGGTAGCTGATTGTGAAAGTCTATAGCTAACTGCATAGCATTGATCATTTGTCCTTTTGCAGTCCCAGGATGAACATTTCGACCTAAAAATGTCAAGTCTAGACCGGCTGCACTAAAGGTTTCAAATTGTAATTCTCCTAAAGGTCCTCCATCCACAGTATAGGCAAAATCAACATCAAAATCTTCAACATCAAATTTATCAGCTCCAACACCAATTTCTTCGTCAGGTCCAAAAGCAACACGAATTTCACAGTGCTCTATTTTAGGATTGGCTACTAAAAACTCAATAGCTGTCATTATTTCAGCTATTCCTGATTTATCATCTGAACCAAGTAATGTTGTGCCATCCGTTGTAATAAGAGTTTGACCTAAATAATTATTCAGATTTGAAAACGCGTCAGGATCTAATGAATATCCAGATTCACCCAAATCAATTGCCCCTCCTTGGTAATTTTCAATAATTTGGGGATTGACATTTTCAGCATTAAAATCAGCTGTATCAATGTGAGAGATAAAACCAATTTTACGAGTTAAATGGCTGGCATTAGCCGGTAAAGTTCCGACAACATAACCATTTTCAGAGAGGTAATGAACATTCTGCAAACCGATTGCTTCCATTTCTGGCTTTAAAATGTTCAAGGCAAAATCTACTTGACTTTGCGTACTAGGAGTTGTCTTACTTTCAGGATTACTGCGTGTATTAACTTTAACGTATTTCAAAAAACGTTCTAAAAGAGTGTTATTTAACATTATCAACCTCAATCATTTATTATCCCCATTATAGCATAAAATAGCCCAAAAATCTTAAGCTGAGTAAGATTTTTGAGCCATTTTTTAGAGTGAATAGTGTTTATAGTATGACAGAATACCACTAACAACACCATTAGCTAATTTTTCTTGATAAGCTGCTGTTGTAATCTTTCCGAACTCGGTTTCATTAGACATATAACCCAATTCTAATAGCACAGCTGGGGCCGTCGTTTCTCTTAACACCGCAAAGGTATTTCTCAAAACTCCATTATCTTTAGCAGCAGTATTCCTCACTGCAGCTGACTGAATTGCTTGCGCTAAGAAGGCACTTCTGCTCAAACGTTCGGAATCATCATGATACAATTCATTAATTGCTGAGGGATACTCTGGATAATATTCATAATAGTAGGATTCAATTCCATTAGCATAAGGGCTTGTTGAGGCATTAAAATGGAGACTGACAAAAATATCAGATAATGAGGTATTGGCATTTTCCGACCGTGGAATCAAATCGACATATGTATCACTTGTGCGAGTAGTTATAACCTTATATCCAGCTGCTTCTAGCTTAGCCTTGATCCTATTTTGCATCTGTAAATTCAAGGTTTTCTCATATTGGTTAAAGTAAGCTGCTCCAGAATCATAACCACCATGTCCTGCATCAAGGTAAATTATCTTGTTAATCACAGCATAATTACCTTGTGAAGCAGATAAACCTATAGGTTTGGCAAAATAGTACTGACCTAAATTAAAACCTGTTGAGGTATTGTCAGCGAAATCAATGTAAGTATGGATAGTATAATTTCCTTCTAACAATTTATGATAAATTTGATTTACTAAAACCTTAGCCTGATTGTTGATAAGTGATGAGGTAACATACCAGTGTAAATTAGATTGGTCAGCTTCAGACCAAGCAGCAACACGAATCGTTTTGATTGCTTTTGTTCCCTGGGTAACTAACACATCAAGCATCCCTTTAGAGGCTTGATAATTGACAACTGAAACAGCGGGATCTTTTATATCCACCATTTGTTTGCTAATCTTATAAGCCCCCAAAGAAAGACCATTACGGGTTCCATCACTATAATTAGTATAAACATGCACAATATAATTATCAGAGGTATTACTATGATTTGCAATATCAATTACTTGGACTGCCATATTGTTGCTAATTACTGGTTTATACCAAACTAAATCATCTTGCCCATTACCTTCAGACCAAACAGCAATTTGCACATCTGTCAATGTTTTTGTAGACGATGAGCCAACTACATTCACTGTAAAACGTGTTTTGTTTTCTGCATAATCTATCACATAAACTTTTGCATTCGGTTTAGACTCAACGTTACTATATGTTCTTGTTGCTAAACCAATCTGCCCCCCTGTAATCGTACTGTTTCCATAAATATGAATATTATAGAGACCTTTCTCATTATTGTGATTTGCAATATCAACGAGCACTTGATAGACTCCTGCAGATGTTTGGCTTGCTTGATACCATTTTAAGTCATCTTGTCCATTTTTATCCGTCCAAACTGGAATAGAAACTCCTGTAATAGTCGAAGGAACGTTTGAAACAGTAATAGTAAAAGAATTACTATCATTTTGAATTACCTTACTGCTGATTTGAGGAGTTAAAAGCGAGACCTCTAAGGTGCTAACTCCAAGCATCATTCCATTCCTTTTAGAATAGGTATGTATATGATACTTGCCATATTCCTTATGGCGGGCAAAATCTACATAAGCCGCGCCAGTCGCTGAAGCTTGATACCAAACCAAGTCATTTTGACCTTGTTGATCTCCCCAAACAGCATAGAGTATGCTTGTATTTTCAGGAATCGTGGCCTGATATTGAATATTAATTCCTTTATCATCTACCACTGCCTTAACAGGTTGAACCACTTGGGCTGCCTTTAAAATTGAAAGACGTTGCCCATTCTTTATTTGCAAATCTGTTTGTTCTGCTTGTGGAGTTGGTGAGTTAACAATCTTATCCTGCTTACTTAAAGTTTGGGCTTGCGAGATCTCTTTCTCAGACTTAGCTACTGTAAACTTAGTCGCAACTGTCGGTTCAGGTAACCTTTGACTAATTGCATCTATGTGACTTGTGGCAGAATCAGGTTTCACCGGAGTAACACTCGAATCTGTAGCTTTTGAAGTCACTGATGCCTTAGAAATAGCGACAGATGAACTAATTATAGTTGATTCTGTCGAGGAAGACGAAGGCGCTGAAGGGAGGTCATTCGTTTTCACTGTTTCTGAACTAACTGTCACTACATTCGAGGACACATTTTGATCAGTTACTGCCGTTTCGGAGGCTTTAGCTGTTTGTTGACTCCAAAAAGCTCCCAGAACAAGAGGAGCAATTAACAATAGTGGTGTTTTTTTAACCATCAGATCGAGACCTAGCCTTTATTTTTTAATTTTTCAACAATTATAACATTTGCCATTGGTTATATCAAATAGGATAATCATAAAAGTAAAATTGTTGATAGTCTATCCTAGAAATCAGAAAATAATGCTTGAAAATTCAATAAAAAAGAAGAATAAACTTTAAGAGTAAGACTAGTTCTCATTAGTGCTCTAAAAATTTAAAGCTAAAGATACAGATAGTTAAAAAGCATTTTGAGATCAATCCAGATAGATTTTGTGCTAACTTCTTAAAGTGAAATACATGACCTTAGAAAATTAAAAACAAACCTCAAAAAGAGATTTGTTTTGATTTATGAATTTCGGCATCAATTACCTTATTTCCCATCTTTAAAAATAAAAAGTTTACTAATAACATAATTTGAAGCAATAACGATAACTTGTCCAATAATGGTTTCGATAATATTAATTAAAGAAATATCATGACTAACAAATTGTCCAATGATGAAAGGAAATTTCTCAACTAAGAGGTAAGCTAAGAACACATCTAGTAATAAAGTAAAAAGACGCGCAATAACAAACTTGAAAAAACGACCAGTACGCCCCTTAGTCACCTGATTAAAGACAAAAATATCATTTGTAATAAAGGCAAACAGAATAGCAACCGCATTTGCAATAAATGCGGATATAGTTGCTTCTGTAATTATTGAAAATACCAAAAACCTTGATAACATATAGACGACTGTCGCTAAAACACCAAAGAATAAATATTTAAAAGCTTCAGAATATATAATTTTTTTGAGATATTCTTTTTTCAAATAGGACTCCTTTTACTTTTTATATCTATAGATTCTATTTCCGTCCAAATCAGGGCCATAAACTTTTACCATTTTTTTGCCAAAATCTTCTTCAAGATTTCTCTGAGTTAGTAAATAACGAACTTTTAGTCGATCAACTTCATTTACATTTAACTGAAGGTTCAAAACATCTGGCACAGGAGCCTCCATTCTTGTCTTACTGGAAGTCAAAAAAACTTGCATATGAGCATACCGATTCCAAGCATTTTCACTAGCCCTGCTAGGATCAATTTTCTCCATCAACTTTTTATCAGGATAAAATCTAACACTATTAAGTGTATGTGCACCAAACATTTGTGGGTAATTATAAAGGCTCCCTTCACTGATCCAATTTGCATCTGGATCTTTTTTAATCATCTCTTTTAGTTTAATTGTTAATTTTTTGGATTCAATACTTGTTAGCCCTTTGACAGTTGGATTAACTGTCATACCACTTCCAACAATGAGAGGTAAAAGGGTAAGCGACAAAAACAACCTTTTCTTATAGAGTATCGAAACTAATGCTAATAATAAGAACAAACTAATAGCTAAAATATACTTAGTGCCAATATAACCTTGATAATCACTATTTTTTATAGTGATATAGGTTATCAAGCCTATTCCTAAGATAGATATAACAGTTAAGAATATTTTTTTTAATTTACTAATTGATTGATAAACTTGATTCCATATGTAGGAAATATACCAAATTGAAACGAAGACGCTAATGACAGCAAGAGACTGCCAAGCACGACCTGAGGTAACATAAGAAAATAAACTTAACTTTGCAAAAATTTCTGGTATACCAACTACAGCATAAAATGCTAAAAAGAGTGAATAAAAAAGAGATAGAAGCTGAAAACTATTTTTTCCTAGGTCTTCCTTCCTTATAGTAATTGGTAACAAAAAGATAATGATGAAAAGAAAATTAATAGAGCTAGCAGCTTCTACTTGATTTCCTATGGATGGTATTTTAAAAGGTAAAATTAACGTGTTAAAAATATCAGAAATACGTTTCCAAGATAAGTCACCCCCTATTGAAACACGATGACCTGGATAGACTGTGTTTAACACAAGTTTTATGGCCTCTTTACTCTCCAACAAACTATATCCAATAATAGAGAATGAAACCAACAAGGAGACTATCATTATCAGATAATCACTTTTTCGCACTTCTTTTCGTTTCAGTGCTTTGACAAAAACTACACTGAAAAAGAAGAGGATAAGATAAGCAAAAGGAACTTGAAAAGCAGGATAGATAATTAAGACAAATCCAACAATAGACACTACTAGTAATCCAGCGAATGCTATTTTTTGGTAAAGTCTTGACGATTTAAAATAATGATAGATGAATACCATTATAGCAAGTGAGTTAAACACAACATCTCCAAGATGCTGCATAAACCACCATTGTGTCGCTGGTGTAAAAGTAATCCATAAACTACCAATGATCGAAACAAAGAGATTCTTCTTTGTAATAATCATTGAAAACTCAAAAGCTAATAGAATCATAAATATTATCTTGAAACACCAGTACCAAGATAGACCATAAGCAGATCCTAAAAATATAAATCCCCAATTAGCCGGTTTTCCGATAATAGACAAATCTTTTACGGGAGCATTATAAGCTAGAATCATATTTTGGCCCGATAAACCGTAATGTGTATTTATAATATGGTTGCCAGTATTCGCTTGGGAAATAAAATACGGTGTTTGCACCATCCATTCATCGGTTCTAATCATCCGAGGTACTCCAATTAGAGTACCATCTTCTCTTGGCGTTAAGGACACCCAATTTTTTAGTTCTGTTGGGATATCTACAGTATCCTTATTATTAACCGCAGAAAATTGATTAATCGTTTTTTGCCTGCTATTAGCAATAGTTTCACTAACCCCAAAATTATTCCAATTTGAAAGTGAACTTCCATGAAGCTGAAAAAAAACTCCAATAAATAAACAAACTAGGGCTATCAAATAGCGAAACTTTATAAGTTTATGAATTCCTAATTTAATAGTCTGATATCCGTCAATCATCTTTTTACATTATTTCTTTCGTAGTAATCATACACTTTTAATTCATATTGCATTTTATTCTGCCTAACAATTGTGTCCAGGATAAAACCAGATACAAAAGAAAGAGCTGCAAGGACCATAAAACCCGTCGCTAGGATAGCTGATGGCATTTTATTAATTAGGCCAGTTCTAGCAAATTCACTAATCACAGGAATCCCAACTGCTAAACCTAAGATAAATAAAATTGTGGCAACAATACTAAAAAACAGTAAAGGCTTGTAATCTTTGAAGAGATTAAAAATCATTTTTAAAACTTTAAAGCCATCAGAAAATGTATTTAATTTTGATTCGCTTCCTTCTGGTCTATCTTGATAAGTTATTGGTACTTCAACAAGTTTAAAACGTTTATCCAGAGAATGAATCGACAATTCTGTTTCGATTTCAAAGCCTGGAGATAAAACAGGAAATGTTTTAACAAATAGACGATTAAACCCACGATAACCTGTCATAATATCTTGATAGTTTCCTTTATACAATCTATTAATTAAGGTTTTAACTAAATTATTCCCAAATCCATGAAACCCACGTTTATTCTCTTTAGCGTAGGTACCATTTGAAAGACGATCACCAATAGTCATATCAGCAAGACCAGATCTTAGAGGAGCAAGTAATTTCTCAACTTCAGCAGCTGGATAAGTATCATCTGCATCAATCATAATATAGTAATCAGCATCAATTTCTCTAAACATAGAACGAACGACATTTCCTTTTCCTTGTCGTGGTTCAAATCTCACAATGGCTCCAGCTTCTCTGGCTAGTTGGTTAGTTTTATCTTTTGAATTATTGTCATAAACATAAATGTCAGCTTCAGGTAAGTAGTATTGAAAATCTTTTATCACTTTCTGAATAGTTACTTCTTCATTATAAGCTGGTAATAGCACTGCAATTTTTTCTGTCATTTTAGTCTCCTATTTTATAAAAACCGTGATTCATTAAGTAATTCTTGCCTAAAGTCATATCATATTGAACCAATTTTAAGTCTTCTGCTGTCACTTTTTGTTCTGGATTTAAGTCTGTTTTATCAACACTAGCTTCATCAAGTACCTTTGTTAATAAGGCATAATAAGGGGATACTTTAGAATTAGTATGTTTTAACAATTCAGCAGAAAAATCACTTGAATTAACAAGAGGATAATTGAGTTGATTATTGTTATGATTACTCCAGATAAAATAATCCGTTTTATACTGTATGTCTTCTTGACCTCTGAAAATACTGTCTGGATACAAGCCCGGTAAGTGATCCCCGTAGAAAACCACAGTAATATCTTTTTCAATTTGGGAAAGTTTATCTAAAAAGTCCATTGTCGATTTGTCAGTATAAGTTAACAGTCTAGCATATTCCGTTAAATTATTATTTTCTAATTCAGAAAAATTGTTTCCAGTAGCTGTCACTTCTGTAGGACTGCCTATTGACCAAGGAGCATGATTCTGCATTGTAATAATAGAATAGAATTGGCTTGTTTTAGTATCAAGTTTTTCTAAAATATTATTATAAAGTGCCTCATCACTCATATTGACACCCACTTTACTTGTATCATTAAAATTTTCTTTTGTTCCCTCTGAAAAAATCATATTACCAAAGCCAAGCCTCCGGTAAACGTTTCCTCTATTATAATTACTCACACTTGCCGGATGCATGACAAATCTATTTTTTTGAGGATAAAAATTACTGAGAGAGGGGAAATATTGAAGTTTCGGTACGACTTCCGTATATAGCGTTGAAACACCAGGTGAAAAATTATAATAAGGTAAGCCGGTAAGTGCCTCAAACTCCATATTTGCAGTTCCACCACCATAGCCATCAGAATGCATTAAACCACTCGTTGTTATTGACTTAATACTGTCAATATTGGGCAATAAATCTCTTGAAGTTGTGATACCACTAATACGATTAGGATTTGCTAGACTCTCACTTAAAATGTAAATTACTGTTTGATCGGTGATAGCATGTGGACGACTTTGGTTCATTTCTGCCGCTAGCTTTTTATATTTTTTTGAAATGGCTTGTAATTTACTTCTACTATATGTTTTAGGCTCAGGCATAATTTTTTTTGTAAGCTGCTTTGTCCACACATACACTACTGATTTATATCTAGCACTTGCATCAAAGCCCATCCATTCGATATTAAATGAATTATTAACTTTTGAAATTATTGGTATATTTTCTTGAATTTTACCATCTTTCTCATTTTTAAAGACCATAAAAGTTGAAAACAACGCTCCTAGTAAACTAATCAAAACTATAAAACGAAGTCTTTTCCTAAATATTATTGGTGTTACATCAACAAAATGCTTAATTAAAAAATACAGAACAATAGGTGTAATGAATGCAATAACAAGATAAAGTATTATTTTTTCATCAACAAATGAGATAACTGTTTTTATTTCTCTAATCCATAACAAATCCGTTATTAATAAAGGTTCACTCCGCATTTTTTCTTTAATAATATTGGCAATCGAAATAATGATGCCTAGAGTTGAAAGAAAAAGAGTCGACGCTAAATAACGATTTGTCAAAACATACACTACTAAAAAGATGACAGTTAAAATATAAATCTGAAAAGCGGTTGCCCCCGGAAATATAAAATGACCTAGTAAATCAACATCTGTTCTAACACCATATTGCAATGTAAAATTGAACATAATCGCCATCGAAAGACTAGTTATAAAAGCAAGCGAGAAACTTGGTTTAAGTCTTCTGAGGTGCGTGAATGCTCTCAATAAGGTCCATATGGTACAAGTGATACATAGAGACAATAATACTGTTTGTAATGAAACAAGCTTCAAATAGTTTAAAAAATTAGTATCTATTGATAAATCAGGCACATCCTGAATTAAAAAATTTAATAACGACTTTGTACGAAAAAAAGCAATAGCAATCAATAAGCCTACTAGCAGGTTTTCATTTTTAAAATCATCAAAAAGCCTCACAAAAGGTTTCATTCTATCAAAGTGCCCTACAAGTATACCTACAATCATTCCTGGCACGATTAGTAGTAATAGCATTTTTAGGAAGTCAACCTGAAAAAAATCATATCTTAAGAAACTCGTTGCTCTAAAATCTTTATTATTCAAATTTTGAGTAATGATAATAAAATAATTAGTCACAATATAAACAAGATAGGACAAGGAAACTTTTTTTAAAAATTTCAAATTAATATTTAAGCTAACATAAACAATGAAGATTAGCAACGACATAAAGGCTGCTTTTGTACCAAAAGATAACAGAGCTCTAAAAGGATTTGCTACCCCAGGTAGCTCCATCATAACTTGTTTATTTAAAGAATAAAAATTGATATAAAAAGCAGCTATAAAGAGCAATATGGTATGCAAAAAGGGCATCCAATTCATTGCTTTTAACTTAGTGATCATTTCTTAACTTACGTACCATCCTTCTAATAATATAAGCGACTGCTCTTGCTGGTCCTATAAAAATATATTTGAGAGCTCCTTTTATACCACCCATATATGTAAAATCGACATAGGTATTTGGCAGACTGTTAGCACTATCGTTGAATAGTTTATTATCTAAAAAAGGTGTTAGTGGTCTAATATTTTTAGCAATTCTAAAATCAAAATGCTGATCCCAGGCAATATAAATTAACAATCTTTCCATCGCATGTAGAATTGAATTTTGTGGAAGAGGTTCATTTGGAATATCTTCATCTCTTATATCTAAATCAAACAAAGGCTTAAGGGCATTATATTTGAACCAAACAAAGGTTCCATAACTCATAACAAAAGTATCGAATTGACGGAAATCGATAGCCTTCTTTAAGTTCATTCTTTGCCATAACACGTTCATTTCAGGAGCAATTAGATGTTCATTTAGCGGTGTGACAATTTTATTAAATCTGAAGAATGAAGGGATGTCAGCAATTACAATCCCTACTGACTCATCCTCAAACTGATTGATGATTGAGTCAGCTGGTTTAATTAACATTTCTATCAATTCACGACGCCATGATTCA
Coding sequences:
- a CDS encoding EbsA family protein, whose amino-acid sequence is MIKIFGKIRYHWQPELSWSIIYWSIAISPIFIGLSLLYENTNIPRRVFVLFFIFIVLVGIGLHRYFLIEEGGILKIVSLRFLGPQKLAIADITKVEVTKSTVTICTSDKNYLFYMRKWPKKYFLDALVINPYFKGEVVLVDNLINLDYFEYYKNEKKTLTLL
- the pepT gene encoding peptidase T yields the protein MLNNTLLERFLKYVKVNTRSNPESKTTPSTQSQVDFALNILKPEMEAIGLQNVHYLSENGYVVGTLPANASHLTRKIGFISHIDTADFNAENVNPQIIENYQGGAIDLGESGYSLDPDAFSNLNNYLGQTLITTDGTTLLGSDDKSGIAEIMTAIEFLVANPKIEHCEIRVAFGPDEEIGVGADKFDVEDFDVDFAYTVDGGPLGELQFETFSAAGLDLTFLGRNVHPGTAKGQMINAMQLAIDFHNQLPTSDRPELTDGYDGFYMLTEMSGSVEEAHSSYIIRDFDEASFQERKATVQVIADKMNAELGAERVILTLYDQYYNMRKVIEKDMTPVELAKEVMEDLSIKPIIEPIRGGTDGSKISFMGIPTPNIFAGGENMHGRFEFVSLETMEKAVQVIVGIVQKP
- a CDS encoding DUF7657 domain-containing protein, translated to MIDGYQTIKLGIHKLIKFRYLIALVCLFIGVFFQLHGSSLSNWNNFGVSETIANSRQKTINQFSAVNNKDTVDIPTELKNWVSLTPREDGTLIGVPRMIRTDEWMVQTPYFISQANTGNHIINTHYGLSGQNMILAYNAPVKDLSIIGKPANWGFIFLGSAYGLSWYWCFKIIFMILLAFEFSMIITKKNLFVSIIGSLWITFTPATQWWFMQHLGDVVFNSLAIMVFIYHYFKSSRLYQKIAFAGLLVVSIVGFVLIIYPAFQVPFAYLILFFFSVVFVKALKRKEVRKSDYLIMIVSLLVSFSIIGYSLLESKEAIKLVLNTVYPGHRVSIGGDLSWKRISDIFNTLILPFKIPSIGNQVEAASSINFLFIIIFLLPITIRKEDLGKNSFQLLSLFYSLFLAFYAVVGIPEIFAKLSLFSYVTSGRAWQSLAVISVFVSIWYISYIWNQVYQSISKLKKIFLTVISILGIGLITYITIKNSDYQGYIGTKYILAISLFLLLALVSILYKKRLFLSLTLLPLIVGSGMTVNPTVKGLTSIESKKLTIKLKEMIKKDPDANWISEGSLYNYPQMFGAHTLNSVRFYPDKKLMEKIDPSRASENAWNRYAHMQVFLTSSKTRMEAPVPDVLNLQLNVNEVDRLKVRYLLTQRNLEEDFGKKMVKVYGPDLDGNRIYRYKK
- a CDS encoding GtrA family protein, whose amino-acid sequence is MKKEYLKKIIYSEAFKYLFFGVLATVVYMLSRFLVFSIITEATISAFIANAVAILFAFITNDIFVFNQVTKGRTGRFFKFVIARLFTLLLDVFLAYLLVEKFPFIIGQFVSHDISLINIIETIIGQVIVIASNYVISKLFIFKDGK
- a CDS encoding GBS Bsp-like repeat-containing protein, producing MVKKTPLLLIAPLVLGAFWSQQTAKASETAVTDQNVSSNVVTVSSETVKTNDLPSAPSSSSTESTIISSSVAISKASVTSKATDSSVTPVKPDSATSHIDAISQRLPEPTVATKFTVAKSEKEISQAQTLSKQDKIVNSPTPQAEQTDLQIKNGQRLSILKAAQVVQPVKAVVDDKGINIQYQATIPENTSILYAVWGDQQGQNDLVWYQASATGAAYVDFARHKEYGKYHIHTYSKRNGMMLGVSTLEVSLLTPQISSKVIQNDSNSFTITVSNVPSTITGVSIPVWTDKNGQDDLKWYQASQTSAGVYQVLVDIANHNNEKGLYNIHIYGNSTITGGQIGLATRTYSNVESKPNAKVYVIDYAENKTRFTVNVVGSSSTKTLTDVQIAVWSEGNGQDDLVWYKPVISNNMAVQVIDIANHSNTSDNYIVHVYTNYSDGTRNGLSLGAYKISKQMVDIKDPAVSVVNYQASKGMLDVLVTQGTKAIKTIRVAAWSEADQSNLHWYVTSSLINNQAKVLVNQIYHKLLEGNYTIHTYIDFADNTSTGFNLGQYYFAKPIGLSASQGNYAVINKIIYLDAGHGGYDSGAAYFNQYEKTLNLQMQNRIKAKLEAAGYKVITTRTSDTYVDLIPRSENANTSLSDIFVSLHFNASTSPYANGIESYYYEYYPEYPSAINELYHDDSERLSRSAFLAQAIQSAAVRNTAAKDNGVLRNTFAVLRETTAPAVLLELGYMSNETEFGKITTAAYQEKLANGVVSGILSYYKHYSL
- a CDS encoding LTA synthase family protein; the encoded protein is MITKLKAMNWMPFLHTILLFIAAFYINFYSLNKQVMMELPGVANPFRALLSFGTKAAFMSLLIFIVYVSLNINLKFLKKVSLSYLVYIVTNYFIIITQNLNNKDFRATSFLRYDFFQVDFLKMLLLLIVPGMIVGILVGHFDRMKPFVRLFDDFKNENLLVGLLIAIAFFRTKSLLNFLIQDVPDLSIDTNFLNYLKLVSLQTVLLSLCITCTIWTLLRAFTHLRRLKPSFSLAFITSLSMAIMFNFTLQYGVRTDVDLLGHFIFPGATAFQIYILTVIFLVVYVLTNRYLASTLFLSTLGIIISIANIIKEKMRSEPLLITDLLWIREIKTVISFVDEKIILYLVIAFITPIVLYFLIKHFVDVTPIIFRKRLRFIVLISLLGALFSTFMVFKNEKDGKIQENIPIISKVNNSFNIEWMGFDASARYKSVVYVWTKQLTKKIMPEPKTYSRSKLQAISKKYKKLAAEMNQSRPHAITDQTVIYILSESLANPNRISGITTSRDLLPNIDSIKSITTSGLMHSDGYGGGTANMEFEALTGLPYYNFSPGVSTLYTEVVPKLQYFPSLSNFYPQKNRFVMHPASVSNYNRGNVYRRLGFGNMIFSEGTKENFNDTSKVGVNMSDEALYNNILEKLDTKTSQFYSIITMQNHAPWSIGSPTEVTATGNNFSELENNNLTEYARLLTYTDKSTMDFLDKLSQIEKDITVVFYGDHLPGLYPDSIFRGQEDIQYKTDYFIWSNHNNNQLNYPLVNSSDFSAELLKHTNSKVSPYYALLTKVLDEASVDKTDLNPEQKVTAEDLKLVQYDMTLGKNYLMNHGFYKIGD
- a CDS encoding glycosyltransferase family 2 protein codes for the protein MTEKIAVLLPAYNEEVTIQKVIKDFQYYLPEADIYVYDNNSKDKTNQLAREAGAIVRFEPRQGKGNVVRSMFREIDADYYIMIDADDTYPAAEVEKLLAPLRSGLADMTIGDRLSNGTYAKENKRGFHGFGNNLVKTLINRLYKGNYQDIMTGYRGFNRLFVKTFPVLSPGFEIETELSIHSLDKRFKLVEVPITYQDRPEGSESKLNTFSDGFKVLKMIFNLFKDYKPLLFFSIVATILFILGLAVGIPVISEFARTGLINKMPSAILATGFMVLAALSFVSGFILDTIVRQNKMQYELKVYDYYERNNVKR